One stretch of Flavobacterium sp. 9 DNA includes these proteins:
- a CDS encoding urease accessory protein UreF yields MMKNFLGSLLHLSDPTLPIGGYSHSNGLETYIQLRLVNDTPSTALFVRNMLLNNLQYNDAAFVKLAYEVTKNNDIKALLQLDDECGALKTAREIREASQKLSLRLIKIFKRQTVEGIINEYEKAIVEKRAEGHYCIVFGVYAALLNIPLHEALYAFFYNATVGMVTNAVKLVPLGQLDGQDILHDMQELIETLTDNVISLDRNHVGLCNIGLDVRCMQHERLYSRLYMS; encoded by the coding sequence ATAATGAAAAATTTTCTAGGCAGTTTGTTGCATTTAAGTGATCCTACATTGCCAATTGGCGGTTATAGCCACTCTAATGGTTTAGAAACTTACATACAGCTGAGGTTAGTAAATGATACACCATCAACAGCATTGTTTGTTCGTAATATGCTTTTAAATAATCTTCAATACAACGATGCCGCTTTTGTAAAACTGGCTTACGAAGTAACAAAAAACAATGATATTAAGGCATTGCTGCAATTGGATGATGAATGTGGAGCATTAAAAACAGCGCGTGAAATACGAGAAGCCAGCCAAAAATTAAGTTTAAGGCTTATAAAAATATTTAAAAGGCAAACGGTAGAAGGTATCATTAATGAATATGAAAAAGCAATTGTCGAAAAAAGAGCAGAAGGGCATTATTGTATTGTATTTGGAGTGTATGCTGCTTTGTTGAATATTCCGCTTCATGAAGCACTTTATGCATTCTTTTATAACGCCACTGTAGGTATGGTAACCAATGCTGTAAAGCTTGTTCCTCTGGGGCAACTTGACGGACAGGATATTTTGCACGATATGCAGGAACTAATAGAAACACTTACTGATAATGTAATTTCTCTTGATCGAAATCACGTCGGATTGTGCAATATAGGTTTAGATGTAAGATGCATGCAGCACGAACGCTTGTATTCACGATTGTACATGTCCTAA
- the ureB gene encoding urease subunit beta, which yields MIPGEYIISKGDIECNVGRKTVKVKVTNTADRPVQVGSHCHFFEINRMMSLDRSKAFGMRLNIAAGTAVRFEPGEEKEVELVALGGAKRAFGINNLVNGDTTLEVNKQHGLEKLKAENFKNK from the coding sequence ATGATTCCTGGAGAATATATTATCAGCAAAGGCGACATTGAGTGTAATGTTGGCCGAAAAACAGTTAAAGTAAAAGTTACAAATACAGCAGATCGTCCTGTACAGGTTGGATCGCACTGTCATTTTTTTGAAATCAACCGAATGATGAGTTTAGACAGAAGCAAGGCTTTTGGAATGCGTCTTAACATTGCGGCAGGTACAGCGGTGCGTTTTGAACCGGGAGAAGAAAAAGAAGTAGAATTAGTTGCATTAGGTGGCGCTAAACGTGCATTTGGTATTAATAATCTAGTAAACGGAGATACTACTCTTGAGGTTAATAAACAACATGGTTTAGAAAAGCTGAAAGCAGAAAACTTTAAAAACAAATAA
- the ureC gene encoding urease subunit alpha, with product MSLKINKLKYASMYGPTTGDKVRLGDTDIIIEVEKDFTVYGDESKFGGGKTIRDGMSQSSTATRDQGVLDLVITNATIIDHWGIVKADIGIKDGKIVGIGKAGNPDTMDGVDSNMIIGASTEAHGGENLIVTAGGIDTHIHFISPQQIETALYSGITTMIGGGTGPADGTNATTITPGKWYMEKMLQAAEAFPMNLGFFGKGNCSTEAPLAEQIEAGALGLKIHEDWGASPAVIDAALTVADKYDVQVAIHTDTLNEAGFLEDTMNAINGRVIHTFHTEGAGGGHAPDIIKAAMYPNVLPASTNPTRPYTVNTIDEHLDMLMVCHHLSKNIPEDVAFADSRIRPETIAAEDILHDMGVFSIMSSDSQAMGRVGEVVTRTWQTADKMRKQRGDLEEDKGSGNDNFRAKRYIAKYTINPAIAHGISQYVGSIEPGKMADLVLWKPMLFGVKPEIIIKGGMIIAARMGDPNASIPTPQPVIYRNMFGAFGKALSKTCATFVSQASLKNNIVEEYGLQKMILPVVGCRNISKKDLIHNDKTPEITVNSENYEVRVDGELITCEPAHDLPLAQRYFLF from the coding sequence ATGAGCTTGAAAATAAATAAACTGAAGTATGCCAGCATGTATGGCCCTACAACAGGCGACAAAGTTCGTTTAGGCGATACTGATATAATTATTGAAGTAGAAAAAGATTTTACCGTTTACGGAGACGAAAGCAAATTTGGAGGAGGAAAAACCATTCGTGATGGTATGTCTCAATCAAGTACGGCTACTCGTGATCAGGGAGTTTTGGATCTTGTAATTACTAATGCTACAATTATTGACCATTGGGGTATTGTAAAAGCAGATATTGGTATAAAAGACGGTAAAATTGTTGGAATTGGAAAAGCCGGAAATCCAGATACAATGGATGGTGTTGATTCAAATATGATTATTGGCGCAAGCACAGAAGCTCACGGAGGAGAAAACCTGATTGTAACTGCCGGAGGAATTGATACACATATTCACTTTATCAGTCCGCAACAAATTGAAACAGCGCTTTACAGCGGAATCACCACAATGATTGGCGGCGGAACAGGTCCGGCAGATGGTACAAATGCTACGACGATTACTCCGGGGAAATGGTATATGGAGAAAATGTTGCAGGCAGCAGAAGCATTTCCGATGAATCTTGGATTTTTTGGTAAAGGAAATTGTTCTACAGAAGCTCCTTTGGCAGAGCAGATTGAAGCTGGTGCTTTAGGTCTTAAAATCCACGAAGACTGGGGAGCATCACCTGCAGTAATTGATGCTGCATTGACAGTGGCAGATAAATACGATGTTCAGGTGGCAATCCATACCGATACATTGAATGAAGCAGGTTTCCTTGAAGATACTATGAATGCGATAAATGGTCGTGTAATTCATACTTTCCATACAGAAGGCGCCGGTGGAGGACATGCTCCTGATATTATAAAAGCAGCGATGTATCCAAATGTTTTACCAGCATCAACAAATCCTACACGTCCGTATACTGTTAATACAATTGACGAACATCTTGATATGTTGATGGTATGCCATCACTTGAGTAAAAATATTCCCGAAGATGTCGCTTTTGCAGATTCTCGTATTCGTCCGGAAACAATTGCTGCCGAAGATATTTTGCATGATATGGGAGTATTCAGCATCATGAGTTCAGATTCTCAGGCAATGGGTCGTGTTGGCGAAGTAGTTACCCGTACTTGGCAAACAGCCGATAAAATGAGAAAACAACGCGGAGATTTAGAAGAAGATAAAGGAAGTGGGAATGACAACTTCCGCGCTAAGCGTTATATCGCTAAATATACGATTAACCCTGCTATTGCTCACGGTATTTCTCAATATGTAGGATCAATAGAACCAGGTAAAATGGCTGATTTAGTATTATGGAAGCCAATGTTATTTGGTGTAAAACCAGAAATCATCATTAAAGGAGGTATGATTATCGCTGCTCGTATGGGAGATCCAAATGCTTCTATTCCAACGCCACAGCCGGTTATTTACCGCAATATGTTTGGTGCTTTTGGTAAAGCATTGTCAAAAACATGTGCAACATTTGTTTCTCAGGCATCTTTAAAAAATAATATTGTAGAAGAATACGGATTGCAAAAAATGATATTACCGGTGGTTGGTTGTAGAAATATTTCTAAAAAAGATTTAATCCATAATGACAAAACACCTGAAATCACTGTAAACTCAGAGAACTACGAAGTGCGTGTTGATGGTGAACTTATTACTTGTGAACCAGCGCATGATTTGCCATTAGCACAGCGTTATTTTTTATTCTAA
- the ureG gene encoding urease accessory protein UreG, with product MKERKYIKIGVAGPVGSGKTALIERLSRTLMNEYSIGVITNDIYTKEDAEFLTKNSMLPKERIIGVETGGCPHTAIREDASMNLEAVEEMASRFPDIELILIESGGDNLSATFSPDLADVSIFVIDVAEGDKIPRKGGPGITRSDLLIINKIDLAPYVNADLGVMEHDARKMRNGQPFVFTNLMSLQGLDSVIGWIKKYALLENAEEPELVR from the coding sequence ATGAAAGAAAGAAAATATATCAAAATTGGAGTTGCTGGTCCTGTAGGTTCAGGTAAAACGGCATTAATAGAACGTTTATCACGTACATTAATGAACGAGTACAGCATTGGTGTTATCACGAATGATATTTATACTAAAGAAGATGCCGAGTTTTTGACTAAAAACAGCATGCTTCCTAAAGAGCGTATTATTGGTGTTGAAACTGGTGGATGTCCTCATACTGCAATTCGTGAAGATGCGAGTATGAATCTTGAAGCTGTTGAAGAAATGGCGTCTCGCTTTCCGGATATTGAACTTATTTTAATCGAAAGTGGTGGCGATAATTTATCGGCGACTTTTAGTCCTGATTTGGCAGATGTGAGCATTTTTGTTATTGATGTTGCTGAGGGAGATAAAATACCTCGCAAAGGCGGACCTGGTATTACGAGATCTGATTTGCTTATAATTAATAAAATTGACCTTGCTCCTTATGTAAATGCAGATTTGGGTGTTATGGAACATGATGCAAGAAAAATGCGCAATGGTCAACCATTTGTATTTACAAATCTTATGAGTCTTCAAGGACTTGATTCAGTTATTGGCTGGATTAAAAAATACGCTTTACTTGAAAATGCCGAAGAGCCGGAATTGGTTAGATAG
- the ureA gene encoding urease subunit gamma, whose translation MHLTPRESEKLLLHLAGELAAKRKARGLKLNYPESIAYISGHLLEAARDGKSVAELMQYGATLLTREDVMDGIAEMIHDVQIEATFPDGTKLVTVHSPIR comes from the coding sequence ATGCATCTTACACCAAGAGAAAGCGAAAAGTTGCTATTGCACCTTGCCGGAGAATTAGCCGCAAAAAGAAAGGCCAGAGGTCTTAAACTTAATTACCCTGAATCGATTGCTTACATCAGTGGTCATTTACTTGAAGCAGCCCGCGATGGAAAATCTGTTGCCGAATTAATGCAATACGGTGCCACATTACTTACCAGAGAAGATGTTATGGATGGTATTGCTGAGATGATACATGATGTACAAATCGAAGCAACTTTTCCTGACGGAACAAAATTAGTTACCGTTCATAGTCCAATTCGTTAA
- the ureE gene encoding urease accessory protein UreE, with the protein MIINEVTGNLKEFDLGNRIIDLLEIEWFESTKRIQRKKTKRGDDIAIKFLKEGQRLRQDDILYADDQKVIVVAILPCDAIAVKPTTLLEMGSVCYEIGNKHLPMFIQNDEVLVPFEEPIFKWLSASGYKTEKIHTQLTNLLNSTVQPHGSHNESSSLFFKIMNIGK; encoded by the coding sequence ATGATTATAAATGAGGTAACAGGCAATCTTAAAGAATTTGATTTAGGAAATCGCATTATTGATCTTCTGGAAATAGAATGGTTTGAATCGACTAAGCGTATACAGCGAAAAAAAACAAAAAGGGGAGACGATATCGCTATTAAATTTTTAAAAGAAGGGCAACGCCTAAGACAAGATGATATTTTATATGCAGATGATCAAAAGGTAATTGTAGTTGCTATTCTTCCTTGTGATGCGATTGCTGTAAAACCAACAACATTACTGGAGATGGGAAGTGTGTGTTATGAAATAGGAAATAAACACCTTCCAATGTTTATTCAAAATGACGAAGTATTAGTTCCTTTTGAAGAGCCAATTTTTAAATGGTTATCAGCAAGTGGTTATAAAACCGAAAAAATTCATACACAGTTAACCAATCTGCTTAACTCAACAGTACAGCCACATGGCAGTCATAATGAAAGCAGCTCACTCTTCTTTAAAATTATGAATATTGGAAAGTAA